A genomic segment from Vicia villosa cultivar HV-30 ecotype Madison, WI unplaced genomic scaffold, Vvil1.0 ctg.000809F_1_1_3, whole genome shotgun sequence encodes:
- the LOC131631322 gene encoding senescence-specific cysteine protease SAG39-like yields MAANNHLYHISLALLFCFGLLAIQVTSRTLQDDSMYERHGQWMSHYNKVYKDRQEREKRLETFTKNVNYIEAFNNADNTYKLGINEFADLTNEEFIASRNKFKGHVCSSITRTTTFKYENVSAIPSTVDWRKKGAVTPVKNQGQCGCCWAFSAVAATEGIHQLSTGKLISLSEQELVDCDTKGEDQGCEGGLMDNAFKFIIQNHGLDTEAEYPYQGVDGTCNANKASVYAATITGYEDVPANNEQALQKAVANQPISVAIDASGSDFQFYKSGVFTGSCGTELDHGVTAVGYGVSNDGTKYWLVKNSWGTDWGEEGYIMMQRGVEAAEGLCGIAMQASYPTA; encoded by the exons ATGGCAGCCAATAATCATCTATACCATATTTCATTGGCACTGCTTTTTTGCTTTGGATTATTGGCTATTCAAGTCACTTCTCGCACTCTCCAAGATGACTCCATGTATGAGAGGCATGGTCAATGGATGAGTCACTATAACAAAGTCTATAAGGATCGTCAAGAAAGGGAGAAACGTCTCGAGACATTCACAAAAAACGTGAATTACATTGAAGCTTTCAACAATGCCGATAATACATACAAACTAGGCATTAATGAATTTGCAGACCTCACTAATGAGGAGTTCATAGCATCTAGGAACAAATTTAAGGGACACGTGTGCTCCTCAATCACAAGGACAACTACTTTTAAGTACGAAAATGTAAGTGCAATCCCTTCTACAGTGGATTGGAGGAAGAAAGGAGCAGTAACACCTGTGAAGAACCAAGGACAATGTG GATGTTGTTGGGCGTTTTCTGCTGTTGCGGCAACCGAAGGAATTCATCAGTTGAGTACTGGAAAATTGATTTCTTTATCAGAACAAGAACTTGTTGATTGTGACACAAAAGGTGAGGACCAAGGTTGTGAGGGTGGTCTCATGGATAATGCTTTCAAATTCATCATTCAAAATCATGGACTGGACACTGAAGCCGAATACCCCTATCAAGGTGTTGACGGAACATGCAATGCAAACAAAGCATCCGTCTATGCAGCTACTATTACCGGCTATGAAGATGTCCCTGCCAACAATGAGCAGGCACTGCAAAAAGCTGTGGCAAATCAACCAATTTCTGTAGCCATTGATGCTAGTGGATCAGACTTTCAATTTTACAAAAGTGGTGTTTTTACTGGATCATGTGGAACTGAGTTGGATCATGGTGTCACTGCCGTGGGTTATGGTGTCAGTAATGATGGAACTAAATATTGGTTGGTTAAGAACTCATGGGGAACTGATTGGGGTGAAGAAGGATACATTATGATGCAAAGGGGAGTCGAAGCTGCCGAAGGCCTCTGTGGCATTGCAATGCAAGCATCTTACCCTACTGCATAA
- the LOC131631323 gene encoding L10-interacting MYB domain-containing protein-like, whose amino-acid sequence MAGHMTRSRRLETQQLEQSRAKWTTSLTKILADLMVDQVHKGNKQNNSFNKKAWKCICDGFYNKTGLKWDREQLKNRHSVLRRQYAIVKSILDQGDFIWDEATGYIRADDEIWAEYIKNHPDAEPLKSGGCPIFKELCTIFSEPTVNGKHEFLATPEGEHTPRAPCPEFLSTHQEESSSESDDEEDSNYLPTVQPTTPTATGSSRKRRRKGVDDAIADAILEMASASKMRAAAIEKRNSKYSIADCIKELDLMQGVDQRIYFAALDIFNKPNAREIFLSLKKNKRLPWLHRRCAVAFQ is encoded by the exons ATGGCAGGCCACATGACTAGGTCAAGAAGGCTTGAAACTCAGCAGCTGGAACAGTCGAGGGCGAAGTGGACAACATCACTCACTAAGATACTGGCTGATCTGATGGTTGACCAAGTACATAAagggaataaacaaaacaattcATTCAATAAGAAAGCATGGAAATGTATATGTGATGGATTTTACAACAAAACAGGTTTGAAATGGGATAGGgaacaactcaaaaacagacattcaGTATTGAGGAGGCAGTATGCTATCGTGAAGTCCATTCTTGATCAAGGTGACTTTATTTGGGATGAAGCAACGGGGTATATAAGGGCCGATGATGAAATTTGGGCTGAATACATAAAG AATCATCCCGATGCTGAGCCCTTAAAAAGTGGTGGCTGTCCAATCTTTAAGGAGCTATGTACAATATTCTCTGAGCCAACAGTGAACGGAAAGCATGAATTTTTAGCTACGCCTGAGGGTGAACATACTCCTAGAGCTCCTTGTCCAGAGTTCTTGAGCACACACCAAGAGGAGTCTTCATCTGAATCCGATGACGAGGAAGATTCAAATTACCTTCCAACAGTTCAACCTACTACACCTACAGCAACTGGCAGTAGTCGCAAAAGAAGGCGTAAAGGAGTTGATGATGCTATTGCTGACGCTATATTGGAGATGGCTTCTGCTTCAAAGATGAGGGCAGCTGCGATAGAGAAACGTAACTCTAAATACAGCATTGCTGACTGTATTAAGGAATTAGATTTAATGCAAGGTGTTGATCAAAGGATATATTTTGCTGCTCTAGATATTTTCAACAAACCTAATGCAAGGGAGATATTTTTGTCTCTCAAAAAGAATAAACGTTTACCATGGTTGCACCGCAGATGTGCTGTTGCATTCCAGTAG
- the LOC131631321 gene encoding senescence-specific cysteine protease SAG39-like, translated as MAANNQLYHISLALLFCFGLWAIQVNSRTLQDGSMYERHDQWMTHYNKVYNDHQEREKRFKTFTENVNYIEAFNNADNTYKLGINEFADLTNEEFIASRNKFKGHMCSSITRTPTFKYENVTAIPSTVDWRKKGAVTPVKNQGQCGCCWAFSAVAATEGIHKLSTGKLISLSEQELVDCDIKGVDQGCEGGLMDDAFKFIIQNHGLDTEAEYPYQGVDGTCNANKASIYAATITGYEDVPANNEQALQKAVANQPISVAIDASGSDFQFYKSGVFTGSCGTELDHGVTAVGYGVSNDGTKYWLVKNSWGTDWGEEGYIMMQRGVEAAEGLCGIAMQASYPTA; from the exons ATGGCTGCAAATAATCAACTATATCATATTTCATTGGCATTGCTTTTTTGCTTTGGTTTGTGGGCTATTCAAGTCAATTCTCGTACTCTCCAAGATGGTTCCATGTATGAGAGGCACGACCAATGGATGACTCACTATAACAAAGTCTATAATGATCATCAAGAAAGGGAGAAACGTTTCAAGACATTCACTGAAAACGTGAATTACATTGAAGCGTTCAACAATGCCGATAATACATACAAACTAGGCATCAATGAATTTGCAGACCTCACTAACGAGGAGTTCATAGCATCTAGGAACAAATTTAAGGGACACATGTGCTCCTCAATCACAAGGACACCTACTTTTAAGTATGAAAATGTAACTGCAATCCCATCCACAGTGGATTGGAGGAAGAAGGGAGCGGTGACACCCGTGAAGAACCAAGGACAATGTG GATGTTGTTGGGCGTTTTCTGCTGTTGCGGCAACAGAAGGAATTCATAAGTTGAGTACCGGAAAGTTGATCTCTTTGTCTGAACAAGAACTTGTTGATTGTGACATAAAAGGTGTGGATCAAGGTTGCGAAGGTGGTCTTATGGATGATGCTTTCAAATTCATCATTCAGAATCATGGACTCGACACTGAAGCCGAGTACCCCTATCAAGGTGTTGACGGAACATGCAATGCAAACAAAGCATCCATATATGCAGCTACTATTACCGGGTATGAGGATGTCCCTGCCAACAATGAGCAAGCACTGCAAAAAGCTGTGGCCAATCAACCAATTTCTGTAGCCATTGATGCTAGTGGATCTGACTTTCAATTTTACAAAAGCGGTGTTTTTACCGGTTCATGTGGAACTGAGTTGGATCACGGTGTCACAGCCGTGGGTTATGGTGTGAGTAATGATGGAACCAAGTATTGGTTGGTTAAGAACTCGTGGGGAACCGATTGGGGTGAAGAAGGATACATTATGATGCAAAGGGGAGTAGAAGCTGCCGAAGGCCTCTGTGGCATTGCAATGCAAGCATCTTACCCTACTGCATAA